A single region of the Papilio machaon chromosome 13, ilPapMach1.1, whole genome shotgun sequence genome encodes:
- the LOC106717706 gene encoding sodium channel protein Nach encodes MILVILSWYGSALLIIAAWDAFVTNPISFGVETTYTDWDTKLPAVAICEANNKLMIYNVSDTLVIHIRNYPQNLIWTPNHLLDLEDALKDVAYFRGSCYRLIDVCYKNNNPDPFCQTSNYSYYAKLVRSGCRQTLSNCSYNDQNFNCCQYFQPIDTDMGTCYIINSIQTKKPNPYKMVVNMKQKRGVLKFDVLLPSMITKVFFKIYTLGEDEVPTITSSKYSTLKIKLGHGYRRQLTVRNIENDPLVVETNPEQRACRIHSENDGLYPHYSYSACTVLCRKRAQQRICHCNDHFMLDTSVPEHCNITGMLCLHTHEGDLTALKPQWALHRRGMTCHCLPSCDETEITIIKDVISSHKSKEKKAFVEIVLAYLPTERFKRNVVRSRLDLVVSVGGTTGLFVGASLLSFVELIFYFTVRFAGNFWIVKNKNKNGIEQMNATSTGKSLETTQTGRRAIRFEKTFFQQTRAQNFM; translated from the exons ATGATACTGGTGATCCTTTCCTGGTATGGATCAGCGTTATTGATAATAGCGGCGTGGGATGCCTTCGTTACGAATCCCATCAGTTTTGGTGTGGAGACAACGTACACAGATTGGGACACCAAGTTGCCAGCAGTGGCCATCTGCGAAGCGAATAACAAACTTATGATCTACAACGTTTCTGACACGTTAGTGATACATATTCGTAATTACCCTCAAAATTT gatCTGGACGCCTAACCATCTTTTAGATCTTGAAGATGCGCTGAAAGATGTTGCATACTTCCGTGGTTCTTGTTACCGACTAATCGAtgtctgttataaaaataacaatccgGACCCCTTCTGTCAAACTTCAAACTACAGTTACTATGCGAAACTGGTGAGAAGTGGATGTCGGCAGACATTGAGTAACTGTTCCTACAATGACCAGAACTTCAATTGCTGCCAGTACTTTCAACCGATAGACACGGATATGGGGACTTGCTATATTATCAATTCAATACAGACTAA AAAACCCAATCCATATAAAATGGTTGTGAACATGAAACAAAAACGCGGAGTACTTAAGTTTGATGTTTTATTGCCTTCCATG attacaaaagtattttttaagatatacACTTTGGGAGAAGATGAAGTACCCACCATCACATCGTCAAAATATTCgacattgaaaattaaacttgGACACGGTTATCG GCGTCAACTGACAGTAAGAAACATCGAGAACGACCCATTGGTGGTAGAGACGAATCCGGAGCAGCGCGCTTGCCGCATCCATTCCGAGAACGACGGCCTCTACCCGCACTATTCGTACAGCGCCTGTACGGTTCTTTGCCGCAAGCGCGCGCAGCAGCGCATCTGTCACTGCAACGATCACTTCATGCTGGAcacta GCGTACCAGAGCATTGCAACATAACAGGCATGTTGTGTCTGCATACACATGAGGGCGATCTAACAGCGCTTAAACCGCAATGGGCGCTACACCGTCGCGGCATGACCTGCCACTGTTTGCCTTCTTGCGACGAAACTGAGATAACTATCATCAAAGATGTCATTAGTTC CCATAAAAGCAAAGAGAAAAAAGCGTTTGTCGAGATAGTACTTGCATATTTACCCACGGAAAGATTTAAGAGAAACGTGGTAAGAAGCCGACTGGATCTAGTGG TGTCAGTTGGAGGCACAACGGGACTATTCGTTGGTGCAAGTCTACTCAGCTTCGTTGAACTTATATTCTACTTCACTGTACGCTTCGCTGGCAATTTTTggatagttaaaaataaaaacaaaaatggaaTTGAACAAATGAATGCGACAAGTACTGGCAAAAGTCTGGAGACGACACAAACTGGCAGGCGAGCGATAAGatttgaaaaaacattttttcaacaGACCAGAGCAcagaattttatgtaa